One Archaeoglobus neptunius DNA segment encodes these proteins:
- the larC gene encoding nickel pincer cofactor biosynthesis protein LarC: protein MKVAIFDAFNGAGGDMIIASMLDVGIRKSEIDEILSSINLKIDYRIEKADVKGIRARRIRVMERGRVKRSFEDVVSIIKSSGIDGEVKNDALKIFEILARAEGRVHGKDYRKAVFHEVGSDDAIFDVLCSAKAFRNLADKGYSFFAKPIRVGSGFIDFSHGRYPVPSPAVLEILKDAKIKILMEGEGELLTPTAAAILSYYCDDFPPFPMRIENVSYGAGSRETEVPNVLRLILGKVELHDSIAVIETNLDDVSGEYMGYAMENLIQVDGVLDVTTIPAFGKKGRPGFVMRIIANLDRAEEVAEEVMRQTGSLGVRIIPVYHRQIAEREEYRMKVKIRGEDFEVRFKRSLPEFRHMKPEFDDIAMIASRLDIPIHEVYRKVLRVLENADTEWK, encoded by the coding sequence ATGAAAGTCGCAATATTTGATGCATTCAACGGTGCAGGAGGAGATATGATAATCGCCTCCATGTTGGATGTCGGTATCAGAAAATCAGAGATTGACGAAATTCTCTCCTCAATAAATCTCAAAATTGACTACAGAATTGAAAAAGCTGACGTTAAGGGGATACGTGCGAGGCGGATCAGGGTAATGGAAAGGGGAAGGGTTAAAAGAAGTTTTGAGGATGTTGTATCCATAATAAAAAGCTCCGGCATTGATGGAGAAGTTAAAAATGACGCATTGAAAATATTTGAGATTCTGGCGAGAGCTGAGGGAAGGGTACACGGAAAAGATTACAGAAAGGCAGTTTTTCATGAGGTTGGATCTGATGATGCAATTTTCGATGTACTGTGCTCGGCAAAAGCGTTCAGAAATCTGGCCGATAAAGGGTACAGCTTTTTTGCAAAACCCATCAGAGTCGGGAGCGGCTTCATTGATTTTTCCCACGGGAGGTATCCCGTCCCATCCCCGGCGGTTCTTGAGATCCTGAAGGATGCGAAGATAAAGATTCTGATGGAGGGAGAGGGGGAGCTGCTGACGCCCACCGCTGCGGCAATCCTCTCGTATTACTGTGATGATTTTCCGCCGTTTCCGATGAGGATCGAGAATGTTTCCTACGGCGCTGGTAGCAGGGAGACGGAGGTGCCGAATGTTCTTAGGTTGATTCTTGGCAAGGTGGAACTGCATGATAGCATAGCAGTGATAGAGACGAATCTTGACGATGTGAGTGGAGAGTACATGGGGTATGCGATGGAGAACCTGATTCAAGTTGATGGCGTGCTTGATGTAACAACAATTCCGGCTTTTGGTAAAAAAGGAAGGCCGGGTTTTGTGATGAGAATAATAGCGAATCTGGACAGAGCTGAGGAGGTGGCTGAGGAAGTGATGAGACAAACCGGAAGTCTCGGAGTAAGAATAATACCGGTTTACCACCGACAGATAGCTGAGAGAGAAGAGTACAGGATGAAGGTGAAAATCCGGGGCGAGGATTTTGAAGTAAGATTTAAACGCTCTCTTCCTGAGTTCAGGCACATGAAGCCAGAATTTGATGACATTGCTATGATCGCCAGCAGGCTTGATATCCCGATTCATGAGGTTTACCGAAAAGTGCTGAGGGTGCTTGAAAATGCTGATACCGAGTGGAAGTAA
- a CDS encoding CDC48 family AAA ATPase encodes MEITLKVNQAYPSDSGRGIARLDPDTMLKLQISPGDIIEIEGARKTVAKVWRAPKRDWGKNIIRVDRFIRENAGVGVGDVVKVRRVEYQPAKTVILAPLKKMDLRIYGVDIGEYLKHQFLKRPVVEGDLVPLVGAPALSGFGRYNQQNQAVVFVAVKTEPKGPVVIDESTKVVYRDRPAKGFERFGKAGITYEDVGGLKDELQKVREVIELPLRYPEIFQRLGIEPPKGVLLYGPPGTGKTLIAKAVANEIGASFYTINGPEIMSKFYGESEQRLREIFEEAKENAPSIIFIDEIDSIAPKREDVTGEVERRVVAQLLTLMDGLEERGQVIVIGATNRIDAVDPALRRPGRFDREIEIGVPDREGRYEIFQIHTRNMPLEPKYAREFVLDAIERYRKNVDDVEVLKTLDFFYDEVKNSETAEEIEAAAKNLLPSDVLSDLEAEITKSMLRSLADQTHGFVGADIEALCKEAAMKALRRFLPQIDLNEDEIPLEILESIKVTWEDFMEALREIEPSAMREVFVEIPKVSWEDVGGLEDVKREIIEAVEWPLKFPEKFKKFGIRPPKGVLLYGPPGTGKTLIAKAVANESEANFISIKGGQILSKWLGESEKAVRKIFRKARQVAPCIIFFDEIDAIAQLRGVDEGSRAVERVLNQLLTEMDGLEELHGVVVIGATNRPDILDPALLRPGRFDRLVFVRPPDKRSRLAILRIHTRNMPLSDDVDLDELAEITEGYVGADIEAVCREAVMIAIRENVNAEKVEMRHFLEAIKKVKPSINETMLSFYERFEERMKTERIQMATKPFVGYG; translated from the coding sequence ATGGAAATCACGCTCAAAGTTAATCAGGCCTATCCGAGTGACTCGGGTAGGGGAATCGCCAGATTGGATCCTGATACAATGTTGAAGCTCCAGATATCCCCCGGTGATATTATAGAAATAGAAGGGGCTCGCAAAACCGTTGCAAAGGTCTGGAGAGCCCCAAAAAGAGACTGGGGTAAGAACATCATAAGGGTTGACAGGTTCATCAGGGAGAATGCGGGAGTTGGAGTGGGGGATGTCGTTAAAGTCAGGAGAGTTGAATATCAGCCAGCAAAAACGGTTATTCTTGCTCCACTCAAAAAGATGGATTTAAGAATTTACGGAGTTGATATTGGAGAATATCTCAAACATCAGTTTCTGAAAAGACCTGTCGTTGAGGGGGATCTCGTACCCCTTGTTGGAGCTCCGGCCCTCTCAGGCTTTGGAAGATACAACCAGCAGAATCAGGCGGTAGTGTTCGTTGCAGTTAAAACTGAGCCCAAAGGTCCGGTTGTAATTGATGAATCCACCAAGGTCGTTTACAGGGACAGGCCGGCAAAGGGATTTGAGCGATTCGGAAAGGCAGGGATTACCTATGAGGATGTCGGTGGTCTGAAAGATGAGCTTCAGAAGGTCAGGGAGGTAATAGAGCTGCCCCTGAGATATCCCGAGATTTTCCAGAGGCTTGGGATTGAGCCGCCGAAGGGTGTGCTGCTCTACGGACCGCCCGGAACCGGTAAAACTCTGATCGCCAAGGCGGTTGCCAATGAAATTGGAGCGAGCTTCTATACAATTAACGGTCCAGAGATAATGAGCAAATTTTACGGTGAATCTGAGCAGAGATTGAGGGAGATTTTCGAGGAGGCAAAGGAGAATGCGCCTTCGATTATTTTTATTGATGAAATAGATTCAATAGCTCCTAAAAGGGAGGACGTTACGGGGGAGGTTGAGAGAAGGGTTGTGGCTCAGCTCCTGACACTGATGGACGGACTTGAAGAGAGGGGACAGGTTATCGTTATCGGAGCCACCAACAGAATAGACGCTGTAGATCCTGCCCTGAGGAGACCGGGCAGATTTGACAGGGAGATCGAGATTGGAGTTCCGGACAGGGAAGGGAGATACGAGATCTTCCAGATACACACCAGAAACATGCCTCTTGAGCCAAAATACGCACGAGAATTTGTCCTTGACGCAATAGAGAGATACAGAAAAAACGTTGATGACGTTGAGGTGCTGAAAACTCTTGATTTCTTCTATGACGAGGTTAAAAACTCCGAAACTGCAGAGGAAATAGAGGCGGCGGCCAAAAATCTCCTTCCCAGCGATGTTCTGTCTGATCTTGAGGCGGAAATAACAAAGTCAATGCTGCGCAGTCTTGCAGATCAGACTCACGGTTTCGTTGGGGCGGACATCGAGGCCCTGTGCAAGGAGGCAGCTATGAAGGCTCTGAGAAGATTTCTCCCGCAGATCGACTTAAATGAGGACGAGATTCCTCTGGAGATCCTTGAGTCCATTAAGGTTACCTGGGAGGACTTTATGGAAGCGTTAAGGGAGATTGAGCCGTCAGCAATGAGAGAAGTCTTTGTCGAAATACCCAAAGTAAGCTGGGAGGACGTGGGTGGACTGGAGGACGTGAAAAGAGAGATCATTGAGGCGGTTGAGTGGCCACTGAAGTTCCCTGAAAAGTTCAAGAAGTTTGGGATAAGGCCGCCAAAGGGTGTGCTGCTCTACGGACCGCCCGGAACCGGTAAAACTCTGATCGCCAAGGCGGTTGCCAACGAGAGCGAGGCTAACTTCATCAGCATCAAGGGTGGGCAGATACTCAGCAAGTGGCTGGGAGAGAGTGAGAAGGCTGTGAGAAAGATATTCAGGAAGGCGAGACAGGTCGCTCCGTGTATAATATTCTTTGACGAGATTGACGCTATTGCCCAGTTGAGAGGAGTTGATGAGGGTAGCAGGGCTGTCGAAAGAGTTCTTAATCAGCTCCTAACCGAGATGGATGGGCTTGAGGAACTGCACGGTGTTGTTGTGATAGGTGCGACCAACAGACCAGATATCCTTGATCCTGCGCTGCTCAGGCCGGGGAGATTCGACAGGCTCGTTTTCGTCAGACCACCGGACAAGAGGAGCAGACTGGCAATACTCAGGATACACACCAGAAACATGCCACTATCAGATGACGTGGACCTTGACGAGCTTGCCGAAATAACAGAAGGATACGTTGGAGCGGACATTGAAGCAGTATGCCGGGAAGCGGTGATGATCGCAATCAGAGAAAACGTGAATGCGGAAAAGGTTGAAATGAGGCATTTCCTTGAAGCAATAAAGAAGGTAAAGCCGAGCATCAACGAGACCATGCTAAGCTTCTACGAGAGATTTGAGGAGAGGATGAAAACCGAGAGAATACAGATGGCCACAAAGCCATTCGTTGGATACGGCTAA
- the radB gene encoding DNA repair and recombination protein RadB produces MLIPSGSKCVDSLLGGGVETGTVTQIYGHSGTGKTTLCLMFAKNAAKEFKVAFIDTEGLSAERVRQVFGDVGLFANVFVYEVYQFRQQGVALKEAEKLCRSENVRLIIVDSFTSLYRSELEDEGRQLRIKRELTSQLTYLLGVARKHDVAVVITNQMYTDVKTGMDRPLGGPSIDHLSKVILALERSEDVRKATLIKHRWMREGTSCFYRITDRGIEP; encoded by the coding sequence ATGCTGATACCGAGTGGAAGTAAGTGTGTTGACTCTTTACTCGGAGGTGGGGTTGAAACCGGAACGGTGACGCAAATCTATGGCCACAGTGGTACCGGAAAAACAACTCTCTGCCTGATGTTTGCCAAAAATGCTGCAAAGGAGTTCAAGGTGGCATTTATTGATACCGAGGGCCTGTCTGCCGAGAGGGTCAGGCAGGTTTTCGGTGATGTCGGTCTTTTCGCCAACGTTTTCGTCTATGAGGTTTATCAGTTCAGACAGCAGGGGGTCGCTTTGAAGGAGGCAGAGAAGCTCTGCAGGAGTGAAAATGTCAGGTTAATCATCGTTGATTCCTTCACATCGCTCTATCGCAGTGAGCTTGAAGATGAGGGCAGGCAGCTCAGAATAAAGAGGGAGCTAACCTCCCAGCTCACGTATCTGCTCGGAGTTGCAAGAAAACACGATGTTGCTGTGGTAATAACCAACCAGATGTACACCGATGTTAAGACCGGCATGGACAGACCGCTGGGAGGGCCGAGCATAGACCATCTGTCCAAGGTCATTCTGGCGCTGGAGAGAAGCGAAGACGTCAGGAAGGCCACGTTGATAAAACACAGATGGATGAGGGAGGGGACAAGCTGCTTTTACCGCATAACTGACAGGGGAATTGAGCCCTAA
- the ku gene encoding non-homologous end joining protein Ku, producing MRATWKGNISFGLVTIPVKVYSAVLPKEIKFNLLHSADGGRIRYRKVCEKCGREVSSDEIVRGFEVSKNEYVILTDEDFEKIPLNTVRTIEIKQFFQPEELGIIYYSNFYYVVPDKGGEKAYYLLKRAMIETESMAAGKMSMRGRENLVALKAFDGGLLLATLHYIDEIRNPYEVAGWGTEVEVSSEELDLAKKLILAMKKPLKIEEYRDEYKEALMQLIDAKLAGKEIAVTGGVEEVESLMDALKASLESVKGA from the coding sequence ATGAGAGCTACCTGGAAGGGAAACATATCCTTTGGACTGGTTACGATCCCTGTGAAGGTATACAGTGCAGTACTCCCAAAGGAGATAAAATTCAATCTCCTCCATTCTGCAGATGGTGGCAGGATCAGATACAGGAAAGTTTGCGAGAAATGTGGCAGGGAGGTATCGAGTGATGAAATCGTAAGGGGTTTTGAAGTGTCGAAAAATGAGTATGTCATCCTGACTGATGAGGATTTTGAAAAGATCCCTCTGAATACGGTCAGAACTATAGAGATCAAACAGTTCTTTCAGCCAGAAGAGCTGGGGATCATATACTACAGCAACTTTTACTATGTGGTGCCGGACAAGGGTGGAGAGAAGGCGTACTACCTTCTCAAGAGGGCGATGATTGAGACGGAAAGCATGGCTGCCGGTAAGATGAGTATGAGAGGTAGAGAAAACCTTGTGGCTTTGAAAGCCTTTGATGGTGGATTGTTGCTGGCAACTCTCCATTACATTGACGAAATAAGAAATCCCTACGAGGTTGCGGGATGGGGTACTGAGGTAGAGGTTAGTAGCGAGGAGCTCGATCTTGCTAAAAAGCTCATTCTAGCCATGAAGAAGCCTTTGAAGATTGAGGAGTACAGGGATGAGTATAAAGAGGCTTTGATGCAGCTTATAGACGCAAAGTTAGCAGGAAAGGAGATCGCCGTTACTGGTGGTGTTGAGGAAGTAGAATCGCTGATGGATGCTCTTAAGGCAAGTCTTGAGTCTGTTAAAGGTGCATGA
- the mer gene encoding 5,10-methylenetetrahydromethanopterin reductase, producing the protein MKFGIEFVPDMKYYELEYYVKLAEDSGFDHTWITDHYNNRNVYSMLTILALKTRTIKLGPGVTNPYHISPALTASAIGTINEISGGRAVLGIGAGDKVTFERIGISWEKPLKRMREAVEIIRELTSGKTVKYDGDIFKFNGARLGFKPGDIPIYIGAQGPKMLQLAAELGDGVLINASHPKDFEVAKENIDAGLSKAGKSRDAFDTVAYASMSVDKNRDNARNAARIVVAFIVAGSPPTVLERHGLSEEAVNGVRDALNNAFTKGDWGGVAKSVTDEMIDIFSISGTPDDVVERINELSKAGVTQVVAGSPIGPDKKKSIKLIGKEIIPKFK; encoded by the coding sequence ATGAAATTTGGTATAGAGTTTGTTCCAGATATGAAGTACTACGAGCTTGAATACTATGTAAAACTGGCTGAGGACAGCGGTTTTGACCACACATGGATTACGGACCACTACAACAACAGAAATGTCTATTCGATGCTGACAATTCTGGCCCTGAAAACAAGAACAATAAAACTCGGGCCTGGTGTTACAAACCCCTACCATATCAGCCCCGCTCTGACTGCATCTGCTATAGGAACAATAAACGAGATCAGCGGTGGAAGGGCGGTTCTTGGAATCGGAGCGGGAGATAAGGTAACCTTTGAGAGGATCGGAATCAGCTGGGAAAAGCCACTCAAAAGGATGAGAGAGGCCGTTGAGATAATAAGAGAGCTTACAAGCGGAAAAACCGTGAAGTACGATGGTGACATATTCAAGTTCAACGGGGCCAGACTCGGGTTCAAACCCGGTGATATTCCGATATACATCGGTGCACAGGGTCCAAAAATGCTTCAGCTTGCGGCAGAGCTTGGAGACGGTGTGCTGATTAACGCTTCACATCCAAAGGACTTCGAAGTTGCCAAGGAGAACATCGATGCCGGATTGTCAAAGGCCGGAAAGAGCAGAGATGCTTTTGATACAGTTGCGTATGCATCAATGAGTGTGGACAAGAACAGGGACAATGCAAGGAATGCAGCAAGGATTGTTGTGGCGTTCATCGTTGCCGGAAGCCCGCCAACCGTTCTCGAAAGACATGGTCTCAGTGAGGAAGCGGTGAACGGTGTGAGAGATGCTTTGAACAACGCATTCACAAAGGGTGACTGGGGTGGAGTGGCGAAGAGTGTGACCGATGAGATGATAGACATATTCTCAATCAGCGGCACCCCAGATGACGTTGTGGAGAGAATCAACGAGCTGTCAAAGGCGGGAGTAACGCAGGTTGTTGCGGGGAGCCCAATTGGACCCGATAAAAAGAAGTCAATCAAACTGATTGGAAAAGAAATAATTCCAAAATTTAAATAA
- the pth2 gene encoding aminoacyl-tRNA hydrolase, translated as MKNELKQVIVVRDDLKLSRGKLAVQVAHAAVIGYIRSSPDLRRRWLDEGQKKIVLKVKSLEELMGVRVRAETLGLVTGVVQDAGLTEIPPGTVTAIVIGPDEERKIDRVTGNLPLLK; from the coding sequence ATGAAGAATGAATTAAAACAGGTGATTGTTGTAAGGGACGATTTAAAATTGTCGAGAGGTAAGCTGGCAGTTCAGGTTGCTCATGCTGCAGTTATTGGTTATATCCGATCTTCTCCTGATTTGAGAAGAAGGTGGCTTGACGAAGGGCAGAAGAAGATCGTTCTTAAGGTTAAGAGTCTGGAAGAGCTCATGGGGGTGAGGGTTAGGGCTGAAACTCTCGGACTCGTAACAGGTGTTGTTCAGGATGCAGGTTTAACGGAAATTCCACCCGGAACTGTTACAGCCATCGTTATAGGTCCGGACGAGGAGAGGAAAATTGACAGGGTTACAGGAAACCTTCCCTTGCTGAAGTAA
- a CDS encoding response regulator: protein MKKRVLIVDNDRAVVEAFKDLLSEGYDVAIASDGKEGIEAFRTFKPDLVIVNMLMPSVEGVEVDIPLPLMNGVEFTREIKRIDPDIKVIGISAFAAHRGDELLEAGAEDVVKKPLSKDELISIIERHIH, encoded by the coding sequence ATGAAAAAACGTGTACTGATTGTCGACAACGATCGGGCAGTGGTTGAAGCTTTCAAGGACTTGCTTTCTGAAGGCTATGATGTGGCGATCGCCTCAGATGGAAAAGAAGGAATCGAGGCCTTCAGGACATTCAAGCCCGATCTGGTGATCGTTAACATGCTGATGCCCTCAGTTGAGGGGGTTGAGGTTGACATTCCACTGCCGCTGATGAACGGTGTTGAGTTTACAAGAGAGATTAAGAGGATTGATCCGGACATCAAGGTTATAGGCATCTCTGCCTTTGCCGCACACAGGGGAGATGAGTTGCTTGAAGCGGGGGCAGAAGATGTTGTTAAAAAGCCGCTAAGTAAGGATGAACTGATCAGCATAATCGAAAGGCATATACATTAG
- the ligD gene encoding non-homologous end-joining DNA ligase: protein MSWFDKKIRPMLAVKSQPFSSEDYIYEIKWDGTRCIAFVDVEGKRVRLQNRRLLDITYRYPEIDFLSLNQNAVLDGEIVVIKEGKPSFSLLQKREHVESRFKIEILSKTIPAIYVAFDALYTQKDGWIIDLPLMERKKALEEVVAGSKRIWKVRWIEKAGEEFYKRVRELGLEGIVAKKKDGRYLIGKRSDLWRKIKKRQTMDCIIVGWIEGEGERERFFGSLVLAAHSNGRLVHVGNVGTGFDRDFLVWFSGKLREIEVKTPHFEIGRKDVHWVKPVYVCEVEFLELTEENKLRAPVFLRLRDDKSPEECKIDEGVK, encoded by the coding sequence ATGAGCTGGTTTGACAAAAAGATAAGGCCGATGCTTGCAGTCAAAAGCCAGCCTTTCAGCAGCGAGGATTACATTTACGAGATAAAGTGGGACGGGACGAGATGCATAGCGTTTGTCGATGTTGAAGGCAAAAGAGTCAGACTTCAGAACAGAAGGCTGCTCGACATTACATATCGATATCCGGAAATCGATTTTTTATCTCTGAACCAGAATGCGGTACTGGATGGTGAGATCGTCGTCATTAAAGAGGGGAAACCGTCTTTTTCTCTTTTGCAAAAAAGGGAACATGTTGAAAGCAGGTTTAAAATAGAAATCCTCAGCAAAACAATTCCAGCGATATATGTCGCCTTCGATGCACTTTACACTCAGAAGGACGGCTGGATAATTGATCTGCCATTGATGGAAAGGAAAAAAGCTCTGGAGGAGGTTGTGGCCGGGTCAAAAAGGATATGGAAGGTAAGATGGATTGAGAAAGCCGGTGAAGAATTTTACAAGAGAGTTAGAGAGTTAGGACTTGAGGGAATAGTTGCAAAGAAGAAAGATGGCAGATACCTGATCGGTAAAAGGAGTGATCTCTGGAGGAAAATCAAAAAAAGACAGACTATGGATTGCATAATCGTTGGGTGGATTGAGGGCGAGGGTGAACGTGAGAGGTTTTTTGGATCACTCGTTCTTGCGGCACACTCAAACGGCAGGCTCGTGCATGTTGGAAATGTTGGTACCGGGTTTGACAGGGATTTTCTCGTCTGGTTTTCAGGAAAGCTGCGGGAGATAGAGGTGAAGACTCCGCATTTTGAGATAGGCAGGAAAGACGTGCACTGGGTTAAGCCCGTGTATGTGTGTGAGGTAGAGTTCCTGGAGCTTACTGAGGAAAACAAGCTCAGAGCACCGGTTTTTCTGAGATTGAGGGATGATAAAAGTCCTGAGGAGTGTAAAATCGATGAGGGTGTTAAGTGA
- a CDS encoding ADP-ribosylglycohydrolase family protein produces the protein MDKKFRNCITGIAVGDALGMPAEGLLREAVKQIYGEIRDFFPSPYGDLKEGEWTDDTEQMMILASSILETTYFNPEDFAEKLKTWFLSTESRRIGPSSTRAISNLLSGIPWSRAGVMSDTCGAAMRVAPVGLVYHFSFNLVEKYAELSAIVTHRGTAAVGGAIAVAIGIACNLLDFSEEEMLSEVLKRVDPVDSLLAEKIKYAYEIADKELDFAVEKLGNTMSALDVVPMAFYAFFSGENFEDSLILAANAGGDSDSIAAICGALKGAAGFDIPDRWLGKIKDREKLEELANRLYDLHIRIVKLT, from the coding sequence ATGGATAAAAAGTTCAGAAACTGTATCACTGGGATAGCCGTTGGAGATGCCCTTGGAATGCCTGCAGAGGGGCTATTGAGAGAGGCAGTAAAGCAAATCTACGGGGAGATCAGGGACTTTTTTCCTTCGCCCTACGGCGACCTGAAAGAAGGTGAATGGACGGATGACACGGAGCAGATGATGATTCTTGCCAGTTCTATCCTTGAAACCACATATTTCAATCCTGAGGACTTTGCAGAGAAACTCAAGACGTGGTTTCTCTCCACAGAAAGCAGAAGGATTGGCCCGAGTTCCACCAGAGCCATTTCAAATCTGTTAAGTGGGATACCATGGAGTAGAGCTGGTGTTATGAGTGATACGTGTGGTGCAGCGATGAGGGTCGCTCCGGTTGGCCTTGTGTATCATTTCAGCTTTAATCTGGTAGAGAAATATGCCGAGCTGTCGGCCATTGTAACTCACAGGGGCACGGCTGCAGTCGGTGGGGCCATAGCTGTAGCAATTGGAATAGCATGCAATCTCCTCGATTTCAGCGAGGAGGAAATGCTTTCTGAAGTTTTAAAAAGGGTCGATCCTGTTGACAGCCTTCTGGCTGAAAAAATAAAGTACGCCTATGAAATTGCAGATAAAGAACTTGACTTTGCGGTGGAAAAGCTCGGAAATACGATGTCGGCCCTTGATGTAGTGCCAATGGCATTTTATGCGTTTTTTTCTGGTGAAAATTTTGAGGATTCACTGATATTGGCAGCAAACGCAGGAGGGGACTCTGACTCCATTGCTGCAATATGCGGGGCATTGAAGGGTGCAGCAGGGTTTGATATTCCCGACAGGTGGCTGGGAAAGATTAAAGATAGAGAAAAGCTCGAAGAGCTTGCAAACAGACTCTACGACCTTCATATTAGGATAGTAAAGCTCACTTAA
- a CDS encoding DUF5749 family beta-barrel protein yields MDLICKYVFKDSVSFGESIDVHRDRLIVKVGAEFLAIPKACIKSVEADKIVLSEFDEEEAKEAGRRWIEEKSKPVTLEELRSYGFGDEE; encoded by the coding sequence ATGGACCTGATATGCAAGTACGTTTTCAAGGACAGTGTGAGTTTCGGAGAGAGCATTGACGTTCACAGGGACAGACTAATAGTGAAGGTTGGCGCCGAATTTCTGGCAATTCCGAAAGCCTGTATAAAAAGTGTTGAAGCAGATAAAATAGTGCTTTCAGAGTTTGATGAGGAGGAGGCAAAGGAAGCTGGAAGAAGGTGGATAGAGGAGAAATCAAAGCCTGTAACGCTTGAAGAACTGAGATCATATGGTTTTGGAGATGAAGAATGA
- a CDS encoding B12-binding domain-containing radical SAM protein, which produces MIALLNPNANVEVVKTLDISTPPLSLGYLAAVLRREGFRVRVIDDLVENVGFEELLKRVKNALVVGITSTTPTFSSAMRYAKKIKEALPNIQVILGGVHVTFKPYDPLRSGYVDAVCIGEGEETIVEVAERVESGNGLDGVRGIIYRDESRIVNNGPREPIKNLDSLPFPAYDLMPLDSYRIFGYRLGHFPVITSRGCPFGCRYCSSSTFMGFRFRARSAKNVVDEVEWLVNDYDAEHIAFSDDTFTLSKRRVEAICEEIKSRGLDIDWSCSSRVDTINEDMLRKMKDAGCSAIYFGIESASETILEFYRKRINLEKAIKAIELTRKIGISAICSFIIGAPMERREDMESTLRLALKIDPDYAQFSILTPYPGTEIYQEARERGWLLTENYDEYTAGKPVLKNFYMSSEEVYRFLKYCYLRFYLRPRFIIREFKKGHFRVVWGILRKTLKV; this is translated from the coding sequence ATGATCGCTCTCCTCAACCCCAACGCCAACGTTGAGGTCGTGAAAACCCTTGACATATCCACTCCACCCCTCTCTCTTGGTTATCTGGCGGCAGTGTTGAGGAGGGAGGGTTTCAGGGTAAGGGTAATTGATGACCTTGTGGAGAATGTGGGATTTGAGGAACTGCTGAAGAGAGTAAAAAATGCACTGGTGGTTGGAATAACTTCGACAACCCCGACATTCAGCTCAGCCATGAGATATGCGAAAAAAATAAAGGAGGCCCTTCCAAACATACAGGTCATTCTGGGTGGTGTGCACGTTACTTTCAAACCCTACGACCCATTAAGATCTGGTTACGTTGATGCAGTCTGCATTGGAGAGGGAGAGGAGACTATAGTGGAGGTGGCCGAGAGGGTGGAGTCCGGAAACGGGCTTGATGGTGTTAGAGGTATAATTTACAGGGACGAAAGCAGAATCGTTAACAACGGGCCAAGAGAGCCAATCAAAAACCTTGACTCCCTTCCATTTCCCGCATATGACCTGATGCCTCTTGACAGCTACAGGATATTTGGATACAGGCTCGGACATTTTCCGGTCATAACATCTCGCGGGTGCCCATTTGGATGCAGATATTGCAGTTCCTCCACCTTTATGGGGTTTAGATTCAGGGCTAGGAGCGCCAAAAACGTGGTTGATGAGGTAGAGTGGCTGGTGAACGATTACGATGCAGAACACATAGCCTTCAGCGATGACACATTCACCCTTAGCAAAAGAAGGGTCGAGGCAATCTGCGAGGAAATCAAAAGCAGGGGGCTGGACATAGACTGGAGCTGCTCTTCCCGGGTGGATACAATTAATGAAGATATGCTGAGAAAGATGAAGGATGCTGGTTGTTCAGCGATTTATTTTGGTATTGAGTCTGCAAGTGAGACAATACTTGAATTTTACAGGAAACGAATAAATCTTGAGAAAGCCATAAAAGCGATAGAGCTAACGAGAAAAATAGGGATTTCGGCCATCTGCTCCTTCATCATCGGAGCTCCGATGGAAAGAAGGGAGGATATGGAGTCCACATTAAGGCTTGCCCTTAAAATAGACCCGGATTACGCACAGTTTTCCATATTAACCCCTTATCCGGGGACTGAAATTTACCAGGAGGCAAGGGAAAGGGGCTGGTTGCTCACCGAAAACTACGATGAATACACGGCAGGAAAACCTGTACTGAAAAACTTTTACATGTCTTCAGAGGAAGTTTACAGATTTTTGAAGTACTGCTATCTTAGATTTTATCTCAGACCCAGATTCATTATCAGGGAGTTTAAAAAGGGTCATTTCAGAGTCGTTTGGGGAATTCTAAGGAAGACATTAAAAGTTTAA